In Miscanthus floridulus cultivar M001 chromosome 5, ASM1932011v1, whole genome shotgun sequence, one genomic interval encodes:
- the LOC136454029 gene encoding germin-like protein 1-4 produces the protein MALNKLRVPAGLLLGASFAVVGLLVVAAPAVLAGDPDMLQDICVADYKSLKGPLRVNGFPCKPEANVTADDFFFGGLAAAADVYTGNPTGSAVTAADVSAVPGLDTLGVSMARTDYASWGGVSPPHAHPRATEILFVAKGTLEVGFVITAAVGAGGRLFSCTVNRGEVFIFPRGLLHFQRSVGAAPAVAISAFDGQMPGTQAAAALLLGAAPPVPTDVLARAFQTDAGVMDSIKSKFSPPK, from the exons ATGGCTCTGAATAAGCTCAGGGTCCCCGCCGGCCTTCTCCTCGGCGCCAGCTTCGCCGTCGTCGGCCTCCTCGTGGTCGCCGCACCTGCAGTGCTGGCCGGCGACCCCGACATGCTCCAGGACATCTGCGTCGCCGACTACAAATCCCTCAAGGGCC CGCTGCGGGTGAACGGGTTCCCGTGCAAGCCGGAGGCGAACGTGACGGCAGACGACTTCTTCTTCGGCGgcctagcggcggcggcggacgtgTACACGGGCAACCCAACGGGATCAGCGGTGACGGCGGCGGACGTGTCGGCGGTCCCGGGGCTCGACACGCTGGGCGTGTCGATGGCGCGCACCGACTATGCGTCGTGGGGCGGCGTGTCCCCGCCGCACGCACACCCGCGCGCCACGGAGATCCTCTTCGTCGCCAAGGGCACCCTGGAGGTGGGCTTCGTCATCACCGCCGCGGTGGGGGCCGGGGGCCGGCTCTTCAGCTGCAC CGTGAACAGGGGCGAGGTGTTTATCTTCCCGCGCGGCCTCCTGCACTTCCAGCGCAGCGTCGGCGCCGCGCCCGCCGTGGCGATCTCCGCGTTCGACGGCCAAATGCCTGGCACGCAGGCGGCCGCCGCCTTGCTGTTAGGCGCCGCGCCGCCGGTGCCCACGGACGTGCTGGCGCGGGCGTTCCAGACCGACGCCGGGGTCATGGACAGCATCAAGTCCAAGTTCTCCCCGCCCAAGTAG
- the LOC136451107 gene encoding F-box protein At3g54460-like isoform X1 — MTAAAERRKLSGYLRAVVSVPGGDVSAASSIPLLSPCTLSACGSVALAPLPDDVGTQPRWPRWRPPGVVRLLRTLVANRCVEVEGTLLRVVTRRAGEGKGDGAEVEARAVLLIDVYLPVAAWSGWQFPRSRSATAAVFKHVSCNWDARKALLDFDWTSHDNTHCDDQSIWSCTDCHVFGCEGHKISSISNKEKSFDLHEIFKTLPGVRMEKNMQVARIIPDAGALELGIWSVPDDVLHKVLTLLKPRDLIRVAATCHHLRTLAASVMPCMKLKLFPHQEAAVEWMLKREQNVHVLAHPLYKEFCTEDGFPFYINVISAEISTGDAPTINDFCGGMFCDEPGLGKTVTTLSLILKTQETMAYPPQGVDVSWCMHKPDKKCGYYELSASCSSNRNSSSSVSKKLLGEDVITDYQSPDDSVCSTRSSRKRGRLLSPDPTKVMLHAAIENSPSSSHSKVHSTPATHTLKFTKNLRQVRKNLMDAYSDVSVGNKRKIGTSSELSETWVQCDACRKWRRLSDGTVLDSTTVWFCTMNTDPTRQKCTAPEESWDFKRKITYLPGFYKKNSLPGNEENVTFFTNILKDNVTMINSETKKALLWLAKLSPTKLLEMEFVGLTRPVLDTRATTGKGARPYYKIFQAFGLVRKIEKGVTRWYYPSMLDDLSFDSAALGAALEKPLDSTRFYLSTATLIVVPANLIDHWTTQIQRHVSSDTLNVFVWGDHKKPSAHNLAWDYDIVITTFSRLSAEWGPKKRSPLKQIHWFRVILDEGHTLGSSLALTNKLQMAVALVASNRWILTGTPTPNTPTSQVAHLHPMLKFLHDETYGENYQSWDSGIHRPFEAQMEEGRVRLVQLLQRTMISARKADLKNIPPCIKKITYLDFNEGHAKSYNELVVTIRRNILMADWSDPSHVESLLNPKQWKFRATTLKNVRLSCCVAGHIKVAEAGQDIQETMDELVQHGLDPSSDEYQLIRYSLLNGASCVRCRVWCRLPVITPCRHLLCLDCVALDSEKCTLPGCGNQYEMQSPETRARPENPNPKWPVPKDLIELQPSYKQDDWDPDWQSTSSSKVAYLIEKLRSLRETGDNITNSVGHANTPSYQPQAMFDKVIIFSQFLEHIHVIEQQLTIAGIIYAGMYSPMPLASKRSALMKFQEDPTCMALVMDGTAALGLDLSFVTHVFLMEPIWDRSMEEQVISRAHRMGATRPIHVETLAMRGTVEEQMLKLLQDSSACRKIVNKGTGSTDNEGGRSHRSLHDFAESSYLLQLSSV, encoded by the exons ATGACCGCGGCGGCGGAGCGCCGCAAGCTCAGCGGCTACCTACGCGCCGTTGTGTCCGTCCCCGGCGGTGATGTCTCGGCGGCGTCTTCGATCCCGCTGCTGTCCCCGTGCACGCTCTCCGCATGCGGAAGCGTGGCCCTCGCGCCGCTCCCCGACGACGTGGGGACCCAGCCGCGGTGGCCCAGGTGGCGCCCCCCCGGCGTCGTGCGCCTGCTCAGGACGCTCGTGGCGAACCGATGCGTGGAGGTGGAGGGCACGCTGCTGCGGGTCGTGACCAGGAGGGCCGGGGAAGGGAAAGGGGACGGCGCCGAGGTGGAGGCCAGGGCCGTCCTGCTGATCGACGTCTACCTGCCCGTCGCCGCGTGGTCCGGGTGGCAGTTCCCGCGCTCGCGCTCCGCTACCGCCGCCGTCTTCAAGCATGTCAG TTGCAACTGGGATGCTAGGAAAGCTTTGCTTGATTTTGACTGGACTTCTCATGACAATACACACTGTGATGACCAATCCATTTGGAGCTGCACCGATTGTCACGTGTTTGGTTGCGAGGGCCATAAGATATCATCAATATCAAATAAAGAGAAGTCATTTGACCTGCATGAAATCTTCAAGACGCTCCCTGGTGTTAGGATGGAGAAGAACATGCAGGTAGCAAGAATAATACCAGATGCAGGAGCACTGGAACTGGGTATTTGGTCTGTTCCTGACGATGTATTGCATAAAGTACTAACTCTACTTAAACCCAGAGATTTGATAAGAGTGGCAGCAACCTGTCATCATCTTAGGACTCTTGCTGCCTCTGTTATGCCTTGCATGAAGCTTAAGCTCTTCCCCCATCAAGAGGCTGCTGTCGAATGGATGTTGAAGAGAGAGCAGAACGTGCATGTCCTAGCACATCCTTTGTACAAGGAATTCTGCACTGAGGATGGTTTCCCATTCTACATAAATGTTATCTCTGCTGAAATATCTACCGGTGATGCTCCAACCATAAATGATTTCTGTGGAGGTATGTTTTGTGATGAACCTGGGTTAGGGAAGACAGTAACCACACTCTCTCTGATtctgaaaacccaagaaacaatggcGTACCCTCCACAAGGGGTGGATGTGAGTTGGTGCATGCATAAGCCAGATAAAAAATGCGGTTACTATGAATTAAGTGCCAGCTGCTCTTCTAATAGAAACAGCTCTTCGTCTGTGTCAAAAAAGCTTTTGGGGGAGGATGTGATAACAGATTATCAAAGTCCAGATGATTCTGTCTGCAGTACCAGATCTTCAAGAAAGAGAGGTAGGTTACTGAGCCCTGATCCAACTAAGGTAATGTTGCATGCTGCGATTGAGAATTCCCCATCGTCATCACACAGCAAAGTGCATTCAACGCCAGCTACGCATACACTGAAGTTCACTAAAAACTTGAGACAAGTTAGGAAAAACCTCATGGATGCATACAGCGACGTTTCAGTTGGCAATAAAAGGAAGATTGGCACCAGCTCTGAGTTAAGTGAGACCTGGGTTCAGTGTGATGCTTGCAGAAAGTGGCGAAGGTTATCCGATGGAACAGTTCTTGATTCTACCACAGTGTGGTTTTGCACTATGAACACTGATCCTACACGACAGAAATGCACTGCCCCGGAGGAATCCTGGGATTTTAAGAGAAAGATAACCTACTTGCCAGGATTTTACAAGAAAAATTCTTTGCCTGGAAATGAAGAAAACGTGACATTTTTCACAAACATATTGAAAGATAATGTTACTATGATCAATTCAGAAACCAAGAAGGCTTTGTTATGGTTAGCAAAACTTTCTCCCACAAAACTTCTTGAGATGGAATTTGTTGGTTTGACTCGACCAGTTCTAGATACACGTGCAACTACTGGCAAGGGTGCTCGTCCATATTACAAGATATTCCAAGCATTTGGCCTTGTGAGAAAGATTGAGAAAGGTGTGACTCGCTGGTACTATCCCTCTATGCTTGATGATTTATCTTTTGATTCGGCGGCACTTGGAGCTGCTCTTGAAAAACCTCTGGATTCAACTAGATTTTATTTATCTACAGCCACATTGATAGTGGTGCCTGCTAACTTAATTGATCACTGGACAACACAGATACAACGTCATGTGTCATCGGATACCCTTAATGTTTTTGTGTGGGGAGACCACAAGAAGCCATCTGCTCACAACCTTGCTTGGGACTATGACATTGTCATAACCACATTCAGCAGACTAAGTGCAGAATGGGGTCCAAAGAAGAGAAGCCCACTAAAGCAGATCCATTGGTTCAGGGTTATACTGGATGAAGGGCACACACTAGGTTCCAGCCTTGCTTTGACAAACAAGTTACAGATGGCTGTCGCTTTGGTTGCATCAAATAGGTGGATATTAACTGGTACACCTACACCAAATACACCAACTAGTCAGGTTGCTCATCTTCACCCCATGCTTAAGTTTCTTCATGATGAAACTTATGGTGAGAACTACCAGTCATGGGACTCTGGGATCCATAGGCCTTTTGAGGCACAAATGGAAGAGGGACGTGTTCGTCTTGTGCAGCTGCTTCAGAGGACTATGATTAGTGCAAGAAAAGCAGACCTTAAAAATATTCCTCCTTGCATAAAGAAGATAACCTACCTAGACTTCAATGAGGGGCATGCAAAAAGTTACAATGAACTGGTAGTTACTATACGCCGAAATATACTGATGGCTGATTGGAGTGACCCTTCTCATGTAGAATCCCTTCTTAACCCCAAGCAGTGGAAATTCCGTGCTACTACTTTGAAGAATGTCCGTTTATCTTGCTGTGTTGCCGGGCACATCAAAGTAGCCGAGGCAGGTCAGGATATACAGGAAACAATGGATGAATTGGTGCAGCATGGCCTTGATCCTTCTTCAGATGAATATCAGTTGATAAGATATTCTCTTTTAAACGGTGCCAGTTGTGTCAG GTGTAGAGTTTGGTGTCGCTTGCCTGTTATCACACCCTGTCGGCATCTTTTGTGTCTTGACTGTGTAGCTCTTGATAGTGAAAAATGCACATTACCTGGTTGTGGTAATCAGTATGAGATGCAGTCTCCTGAGACTCGTGCAAGGCCAGAAAATCCAAACCCAAAGTGGCCAGTGCCTAAGGATCTAATCGAGTTGCAGCCTTCATATAAGCAG GATGATTGGGATCCCGATTGGCAATCAACATCTAGCAGCAAAGTTGCTTATTTGATTGAGAAGCTAAGAAGTCTGCGAGAAACCGGGGATAACATAACCAATAGTGTTGGTCATGCTAATACACCATCTTATCAACCACAAGCAATGTTTGACAAAGTTATAATTTTTTCTCAGTTTCTAGAGCATATTCACGTGATTGAACAGCAG CTAACTATTGCTGGAATAATATATGCGGGAATGTATAGTCCGATGCCTCTAGCTAGTAAG AGAAGTGCACTTATGAAGTTCCAGGAGGACCCAACGTGTATGGCTTTAGTCATGGATGGAACTGCTGCACTGGGGCTTGATTTGAGTTTTGTTACTCATGTTTTTCTCATGGAACCAATATGGGATAGGAG TATGGAGGAACAGGTTATTAGTCGGGCACATCGAATGGGGGCTACGCGTCCAATACATGTCGAAACTTTGGCTATGCGTGGTACTGTTGAAGAGCAAATGCTTAAGCTTCTGCAG GATTCTAGCGCCTGCAGAAAAATAGTGAATAAAGGAACAGGCAGCACTGACAATGAAGGAGGCCGGTCTCATCGGAGCCTCCATGATTTTGCTGAAAGCAGCTATCTGTTACAACTCAGCTCTGTGTAG
- the LOC136451107 gene encoding F-box protein At3g54460-like isoform X2: MTAAAERRKLSGYLRAVVSVPGGDVSAASSIPLLSPCTLSACGSVALAPLPDDVGTQPRWPRWRPPGVVRLLRTLVANRCVEVEGTLLRVVTRRAGEGKGDGAEVEARAVLLIDVYLPVAAWSGWQFPRSRSATAAVFKHVSCNWDARKALLDFDWTSHDNTHCDDQSIWSCTDCHVFGCEGHKISSISNKEKSFDLHEIFKTLPGVRMEKNMQVARIIPDAGALELGIWSVPDDVLHKVLTLLKPRDLIRVAATCHHLRTLAASVMPCMKLKLFPHQEAAVEWMLKREQNVHVLAHPLYKEFCTEDGFPFYINVISAEISTGDAPTINDFCGGMFCDEPGLGKTVTTLSLILKTQETMAYPPQGVDVSWCMHKPDKKCGYYELSASCSSNRNSSSSVSKKLLGEDVITDYQSPDDSVCSTRSSRKRGRLLSPDPTKVMLHAAIENSPSSSHSKVHSTPATHTLKFTKNLRQVRKNLMDAYSDVSVGNKRKIGTSSELSETWVQCDACRKWRRLSDGTVLDSTTVWFCTMNTDPTRQKCTAPEESWDFKRKITYLPGFYKKNSLPGNEENVTFFTNILKDNVTMINSETKKALLWLAKLSPTKLLEMEFVGLTRPVLDTRATTGKGARPYYKIFQAFGLVRKIEKGVTRWYYPSMLDDLSFDSAALGAALEKPLDSTRFYLSTATLIVVPANLIDHWTTQIQRHVSSDTLNVFVWGDHKKPSAHNLAWDYDIVITTFSRLSAEWGPKKRSPLKQIHWFRVILDEGHTLGSSLALTNKLQMAVALVASNRWILTGTPTPNTPTSQVAHLHPMLKFLHDETYGENYQSWDSGIHRPFEAQMEEGRVRLVQLLQRTMISARKADLKNIPPCIKKITYLDFNEGHAKSYNELVVTIRRNILMADWSDPSHVESLLNPKQWKFRATTLKNVRLSCCVAGHIKVAEAGQDIQETMDELVQHGLDPSSDEYQLIRYSLLNGASCVRCRVWCRLPVITPCRHLLCLDCVALDSEKCTLPGCGNQYEMQSPETRARPENPNPKWPVPKDLIELQPSYKQDDWDPDWQSTSSSKVAYLIEKLRSLRETGDNITNSVGHANTPSYQPQAMFDKVIIFSQFLEHIHVIEQQRSALMKFQEDPTCMALVMDGTAALGLDLSFVTHVFLMEPIWDRSMEEQVISRAHRMGATRPIHVETLAMRGTVEEQMLKLLQDSSACRKIVNKGTGSTDNEGGRSHRSLHDFAESSYLLQLSSV, translated from the exons ATGACCGCGGCGGCGGAGCGCCGCAAGCTCAGCGGCTACCTACGCGCCGTTGTGTCCGTCCCCGGCGGTGATGTCTCGGCGGCGTCTTCGATCCCGCTGCTGTCCCCGTGCACGCTCTCCGCATGCGGAAGCGTGGCCCTCGCGCCGCTCCCCGACGACGTGGGGACCCAGCCGCGGTGGCCCAGGTGGCGCCCCCCCGGCGTCGTGCGCCTGCTCAGGACGCTCGTGGCGAACCGATGCGTGGAGGTGGAGGGCACGCTGCTGCGGGTCGTGACCAGGAGGGCCGGGGAAGGGAAAGGGGACGGCGCCGAGGTGGAGGCCAGGGCCGTCCTGCTGATCGACGTCTACCTGCCCGTCGCCGCGTGGTCCGGGTGGCAGTTCCCGCGCTCGCGCTCCGCTACCGCCGCCGTCTTCAAGCATGTCAG TTGCAACTGGGATGCTAGGAAAGCTTTGCTTGATTTTGACTGGACTTCTCATGACAATACACACTGTGATGACCAATCCATTTGGAGCTGCACCGATTGTCACGTGTTTGGTTGCGAGGGCCATAAGATATCATCAATATCAAATAAAGAGAAGTCATTTGACCTGCATGAAATCTTCAAGACGCTCCCTGGTGTTAGGATGGAGAAGAACATGCAGGTAGCAAGAATAATACCAGATGCAGGAGCACTGGAACTGGGTATTTGGTCTGTTCCTGACGATGTATTGCATAAAGTACTAACTCTACTTAAACCCAGAGATTTGATAAGAGTGGCAGCAACCTGTCATCATCTTAGGACTCTTGCTGCCTCTGTTATGCCTTGCATGAAGCTTAAGCTCTTCCCCCATCAAGAGGCTGCTGTCGAATGGATGTTGAAGAGAGAGCAGAACGTGCATGTCCTAGCACATCCTTTGTACAAGGAATTCTGCACTGAGGATGGTTTCCCATTCTACATAAATGTTATCTCTGCTGAAATATCTACCGGTGATGCTCCAACCATAAATGATTTCTGTGGAGGTATGTTTTGTGATGAACCTGGGTTAGGGAAGACAGTAACCACACTCTCTCTGATtctgaaaacccaagaaacaatggcGTACCCTCCACAAGGGGTGGATGTGAGTTGGTGCATGCATAAGCCAGATAAAAAATGCGGTTACTATGAATTAAGTGCCAGCTGCTCTTCTAATAGAAACAGCTCTTCGTCTGTGTCAAAAAAGCTTTTGGGGGAGGATGTGATAACAGATTATCAAAGTCCAGATGATTCTGTCTGCAGTACCAGATCTTCAAGAAAGAGAGGTAGGTTACTGAGCCCTGATCCAACTAAGGTAATGTTGCATGCTGCGATTGAGAATTCCCCATCGTCATCACACAGCAAAGTGCATTCAACGCCAGCTACGCATACACTGAAGTTCACTAAAAACTTGAGACAAGTTAGGAAAAACCTCATGGATGCATACAGCGACGTTTCAGTTGGCAATAAAAGGAAGATTGGCACCAGCTCTGAGTTAAGTGAGACCTGGGTTCAGTGTGATGCTTGCAGAAAGTGGCGAAGGTTATCCGATGGAACAGTTCTTGATTCTACCACAGTGTGGTTTTGCACTATGAACACTGATCCTACACGACAGAAATGCACTGCCCCGGAGGAATCCTGGGATTTTAAGAGAAAGATAACCTACTTGCCAGGATTTTACAAGAAAAATTCTTTGCCTGGAAATGAAGAAAACGTGACATTTTTCACAAACATATTGAAAGATAATGTTACTATGATCAATTCAGAAACCAAGAAGGCTTTGTTATGGTTAGCAAAACTTTCTCCCACAAAACTTCTTGAGATGGAATTTGTTGGTTTGACTCGACCAGTTCTAGATACACGTGCAACTACTGGCAAGGGTGCTCGTCCATATTACAAGATATTCCAAGCATTTGGCCTTGTGAGAAAGATTGAGAAAGGTGTGACTCGCTGGTACTATCCCTCTATGCTTGATGATTTATCTTTTGATTCGGCGGCACTTGGAGCTGCTCTTGAAAAACCTCTGGATTCAACTAGATTTTATTTATCTACAGCCACATTGATAGTGGTGCCTGCTAACTTAATTGATCACTGGACAACACAGATACAACGTCATGTGTCATCGGATACCCTTAATGTTTTTGTGTGGGGAGACCACAAGAAGCCATCTGCTCACAACCTTGCTTGGGACTATGACATTGTCATAACCACATTCAGCAGACTAAGTGCAGAATGGGGTCCAAAGAAGAGAAGCCCACTAAAGCAGATCCATTGGTTCAGGGTTATACTGGATGAAGGGCACACACTAGGTTCCAGCCTTGCTTTGACAAACAAGTTACAGATGGCTGTCGCTTTGGTTGCATCAAATAGGTGGATATTAACTGGTACACCTACACCAAATACACCAACTAGTCAGGTTGCTCATCTTCACCCCATGCTTAAGTTTCTTCATGATGAAACTTATGGTGAGAACTACCAGTCATGGGACTCTGGGATCCATAGGCCTTTTGAGGCACAAATGGAAGAGGGACGTGTTCGTCTTGTGCAGCTGCTTCAGAGGACTATGATTAGTGCAAGAAAAGCAGACCTTAAAAATATTCCTCCTTGCATAAAGAAGATAACCTACCTAGACTTCAATGAGGGGCATGCAAAAAGTTACAATGAACTGGTAGTTACTATACGCCGAAATATACTGATGGCTGATTGGAGTGACCCTTCTCATGTAGAATCCCTTCTTAACCCCAAGCAGTGGAAATTCCGTGCTACTACTTTGAAGAATGTCCGTTTATCTTGCTGTGTTGCCGGGCACATCAAAGTAGCCGAGGCAGGTCAGGATATACAGGAAACAATGGATGAATTGGTGCAGCATGGCCTTGATCCTTCTTCAGATGAATATCAGTTGATAAGATATTCTCTTTTAAACGGTGCCAGTTGTGTCAG GTGTAGAGTTTGGTGTCGCTTGCCTGTTATCACACCCTGTCGGCATCTTTTGTGTCTTGACTGTGTAGCTCTTGATAGTGAAAAATGCACATTACCTGGTTGTGGTAATCAGTATGAGATGCAGTCTCCTGAGACTCGTGCAAGGCCAGAAAATCCAAACCCAAAGTGGCCAGTGCCTAAGGATCTAATCGAGTTGCAGCCTTCATATAAGCAG GATGATTGGGATCCCGATTGGCAATCAACATCTAGCAGCAAAGTTGCTTATTTGATTGAGAAGCTAAGAAGTCTGCGAGAAACCGGGGATAACATAACCAATAGTGTTGGTCATGCTAATACACCATCTTATCAACCACAAGCAATGTTTGACAAAGTTATAATTTTTTCTCAGTTTCTAGAGCATATTCACGTGATTGAACAGCAG AGAAGTGCACTTATGAAGTTCCAGGAGGACCCAACGTGTATGGCTTTAGTCATGGATGGAACTGCTGCACTGGGGCTTGATTTGAGTTTTGTTACTCATGTTTTTCTCATGGAACCAATATGGGATAGGAG TATGGAGGAACAGGTTATTAGTCGGGCACATCGAATGGGGGCTACGCGTCCAATACATGTCGAAACTTTGGCTATGCGTGGTACTGTTGAAGAGCAAATGCTTAAGCTTCTGCAG GATTCTAGCGCCTGCAGAAAAATAGTGAATAAAGGAACAGGCAGCACTGACAATGAAGGAGGCCGGTCTCATCGGAGCCTCCATGATTTTGCTGAAAGCAGCTATCTGTTACAACTCAGCTCTGTGTAG